A single genomic interval of Lysobacter avium harbors:
- the fabA gene encoding 3-hydroxyacyl-[acyl-carrier-protein] dehydratase FabA, with translation MNRPSSFDREQLLSCARGEMFGPGNARLPAPPMLMFDRITEISTEGGKYGKGFVRAELDIRPDLWFFPCHFEGDPVMPGCLGLDAMWQLCGFYLPWLGAPGRGRALGVGQVKFSGQVLPDAKLVTYELDIRRVMRGKLELVIADGRTLVDGREIYVASDLRVGLFTSTEGF, from the coding sequence ATGAATCGACCTTCTTCCTTTGATCGCGAGCAGCTTCTGTCCTGCGCCCGCGGCGAGATGTTCGGCCCCGGCAACGCGCGACTGCCGGCGCCGCCGATGCTCATGTTCGATCGCATCACCGAGATCAGCACCGAGGGTGGCAAGTACGGCAAGGGCTTCGTCCGCGCCGAGCTGGATATCCGCCCCGACCTGTGGTTCTTCCCGTGCCACTTCGAGGGCGATCCGGTCATGCCCGGCTGCCTTGGGCTGGACGCGATGTGGCAGCTGTGCGGGTTCTACCTGCCGTGGCTGGGCGCGCCCGGCCGCGGTCGCGCGCTGGGCGTGGGCCAGGTGAAGTTCAGCGGCCAGGTGCTGCCCGATGCGAAGCTGGTGACCTATGAACTGGACATCCGCCGGGTCATGCGCGGCAAGCTGGAACTGGTGATCGCCGACGGCCGCACCCTGGTCGACGGACGCGAGATCTACGTGGCCTCGGACCTGCGGGTGGGGCTGTTCACCTCGACGGAGGGGTTCTGA